The region TTTCATGTTTGTATTTCTCCCTTCTTGGTATTTCGATTCAATTTGTAATATATCCCAAAACTGTCCAGAACAAAATTAAATTACTGTCTATAGATTACTTTTTGAGCTTTAATTATGTACTTCTTGCTTGAATCTGATACCTCACTTGTTTCCTCTTGAATACCTATTTGAGAACGCCTAGCAGCACTAGCGTCTATAAATAGATCTCCTTCTTGGATGCTTAACCTAAGATTTTTTGTGCATAGTGTATCGGCAACGATTTGTATCTCAGAATTCATTTCCGTAAAGAATCCCGCAACATTCTGGTATAGAATAATCGAATTTGTTTCTTCGCTAAGTTCCATTAGCGCTTTTGAACCAGGAAAGCCAAAGCCTTGCACCTTGTTCGCCACATATAGGGAATCGCTAAAAAACAATGATACATGAGCTTTCTGAATATCGATAACTAACTCTTTGTTACCAACCTCAAGATTAGATATCTGCTGATTTTTACTATAGGGTGTCGCCAATAAAACACCTGCAACAATGGCTATACCACTTAAAAGAAACAAAGCTTTATGCCATATTTTTAACCTCAATCTTACATTTCTTTTACTAATAAAAGGTTTTTGATCTAAACTCAAAGCTAGCCATAACGTGTAGGTACACAAATATACAATTACTCCCGAATACAACACATCACTTAAAAAGTGACCTCCCTGCATAATCCTTACCCAACCGATCAGAGAGCCATAAAGCAAAGCAAACAAGAAAAGCATATATTGATAGAGCTTTCTTTTTAAGCCCAATACCAGTGCTGGAGCAAAGAAATAAAAACCCATTGTTGCGTGACCACAAGGAAAAGATTTACCGGTTGAACTTGTATCAATTTGCAATGGGGCTTCATATTGATATTTTCCTCCATAGATTTGCAGTTCTCGTGGCCGTGGGCGTCCCCAATTGTCTTTTAGTATACTGTTGACCACAATTCCAGGACCAAGAATCATCGCTAATACTAGAAATATATATAATTTACGATTGCGCTGATATCGGGATCGTTGCCGAAATGAATGTGCAAACAAACATAATGCGCCAATCGATACCATCAAGGCCGGAACATTCCCAAACTTATAGATTAGCTGTACCCATAGAACATCGTTCATATACCAGCCCAACTGATAATAGTAGTTTTGGAGCTTGATATCACATGGGTACTTATCGAACAGCCATGCACTCAAAGCCATGATTAGTATTGGGATTCCCAAATTCATTACATACGCAGAAAGACGCCCCTTATGGAGCGTCTTTCTATCGGATATTAGGGTCATATTTTAAACGGTAGTTTTGGGTTCATCTTCAATTGTATCAACATCAGTCTCAACTACTGCTTCGGTAATTGCTTCAGTATTATCGACTATTTCTTGATTTTCTTCAACTATTTCTTGCTCCGGTAAAGCTTCCTCTGCTGGGACTTCTTCTTTTACAGTCCCTTCTACTGGTACTTCTTCATTGGCAACTTCATCAGTAGCAATATCCTCAATCTTATCCGTTTCATTCGCAGTGCTTTCTTCAATCTTTTGCTCTGCCTGAACCTCAGCCTCCGTATTAGTATCCTGCTGAATATCAGATATTTCGGCGGGTCGCTCAGTTGCTTCACTGGCAATAGGTTCATTATTTTCAACAACGATATTATCTTCTTGGATTGCGGCGGCTTCTGCGGCTTGCTTCTCTTTTTGGAGTCTCTCGGCTTTTTTCTTCTGCATTCTGGCCAGTCTATCGCGCATATACTGCTCATGGATAGCGATGTATTCTTCCTGTAGTTTTGGGTCGCGAGAGAAGAAGAAGGCTTTTACTGAAAGAATCAAACGGCGATTTTCCATATCAAGTTCAATTACTTTTAAGGGCAATTCTTCGCCAACATGGAAAGCGTCTTCACTATGTTCAAGTTTGAGGAGAGCAAGATGTGATATTGGGATAAATCCTTCCACAACATCTTCATTTAATGGAATATCTACCAATACGCCTTTGGGAATCAGTTTCGAAATTTTTCCAATTACTTCAGTATTAACAGGCAAGTTCTGATTAAGGTTTTCCCATGGGTCTGGAGCTAATTGTTTAACTCCCAGCGCTATACGGTGCTGAGCCTTGTCGATGGAAAGAATTATACTTTCTATCTCTTGTCCCTTGCGAAATACTTCACGAGGGTGATAGATCCGTTTCGTCCAGCTAATATCAGAAATATGCACTAAGCCATCGATGCCTTCTTCTATTTCCACAAATGCACCGAAAGCTGTAAGGCTCTTAACTTTGCGTTTCAGAACCGTACCGATGGGATAGCGATCTTCGATAGTTAACCAAGGATTTGGGTCCATTTGCTTCATCCCCAAAGAAATCCTTTTATTCTCTTTATCCAATTCCAATACTATCGCATTGATGGTGTCACCGTTTTTTAGGATTTTGCGAGCATCGGTAATCTTTTTGGTCCAACTCATTTCACTGATGTGAACCAAACCTTCTACTCCAGGTTCAAGTTCTACGAAAGCCCCAAAGCTTTTTACGTTTACTACTTTCCCAGTTATCCTTGTACCTTCTGGATATTTAATTTCGATATTTTCCCAAGGATGGGGTACTAATTGTTTTAGGCCAAGAGAAATTTTATTTGTTTCCAGATCAAAATTGATCACCTTCACTTTTACTTTGTCTCCAATGGAAAGCATTTCGGAGGGATGATTTAACTTACCCCAACTCATATCGGTAAGATGCAAGAGACCGTCTATTCCGCCTAGGTCGATAAACGCCCCATATTGCGTAATGTTTTTTACTTCACCTTCCAATTCACTGTCAACTTCAATCTTGCTGAGTAATTCTTCACGCTTTTTGGCTGCTTCTTCTTCCATCACTGCCCGCCTGGAAAGAATAATATTGCTATGTTCTTCATCCAGATTCACTACTTTGAATTGCATTTCTTTGCCAATGAACTGATCAAGATTGGGAATTGGCTTCATGGACATCTGGCTACCGGGAAGGAATCCTTCAATTCCAAACACTTCAACAATCATTCCGCCTTTAACTCTACGACGAATGATGCCGGTAAGTGGACTGCCTTCTTCGAAGGCTTTTTTGATGCGTTCAATGTTTTCTTGGTAATCGGCCTTCTTTTTGGAAAGCTGCAAGCGACCATCACCACTCTCTATCTTGTTTATAAACACTCTAATCGTGCTATATTTTTCTGGTGGTCCGCTATAAGCAAATTCAGTGATTGGGATAACACCTTCGCTTTTAAAGCCAATATCCACTCGCACTTCTTTATCGGAAATATCAACTATTGTGCCTTCGATGATCTCGCCAACCTTAAAATTGGAGAACGATTCTTCATACATGCTAAGCATATTCTCATGTTCCAATTCTTCTGGGCTAAGCTCTTCTTTGGGCTCTTCAATGGTTTCTTCTTCCGGTACTACTTCAGATTGAGAAGCCTCTTCCCGTACTTCTTCAGATTGAGAAGCTTCTTCCCGTACTTCTTCGGATTGAGAAGCTTCTTCTTGAATCATCTCTGCCACAGGCTCTTCAGGTTCATCAATTTCTGTTTCAGGTGTTGTTTCTTCAATTTTCGGCTCTTCTTTATTTTCGAGCTCTGTTTCTACTTCCGTTGATTTCGACGCTGTGTCTTCACCTTCGATTTTGATCTCGGGATCGACTGGGTTTTGATCATGATTTAACATGATTCCTCCTTAAACAAGGGGATATTCTGAATACTCGTTGCCAAGTCTTCCTCCCCATTTATTTTTAAAATTCTATTATATACAGATACAATACGGTTTTCGGGAGTGCTGGCACCCGCAGCAATACCTATTCTTTCTTTGTCTGCCAGCATTGTTGGATCCAGTTCATCTTCAGTTTCGATGTGAATGCAAGCAGTGTATTCTGCACAAACATTTGCCAACATCTTAGTATTTGAGCTTTGTTTTCCACCAATTACTATCATAAGATCGCTGTTCTTTGCCAATTCGGCACTAGAATTTTGTCTCTGACTGGTTGCAAGGCAGATGGTGTTAAATATTTTAAGCTCCATCAATTTGGGAATCAGCCGTACTACCAAATCGTTAAGATATTCTATCTTTTGTGTTGTTTGTGAGATTACGCATAATCTCTTACCCAGAGCTTTTGGTAAAGGCGCTTGAGGAGCTACAACCATTGTATCATTATTGCCAAAACTTCGCATTCCAATGATCTCAGGATGGTTTTCATCTCCTAAAATACATACGGGATACCCTTCAGAATTTGCTTGCCGGATAAGATCATGCGTTTTAGTTACATAAGGGCACGTGGCATCCACAATACGGTTACCTTGTTCAGATAGAATCTCGTATTCCTGTTTTGTTATGCCGTGAGAGCGTATGATTACTACGCTATTGTGCAATTCTGAGGCAGATTTTGCTACCTTGATGCCTTTCCCTTCCAATTCTTTTACAAACTGTGGATTGTGGATAAGCTCTCCCAATGTAAAGACATTCTCTCCTCTTTCAACTGCTTCAAGAGCTAACTGAATAGCGCGACGTACACCAAAACAAAAACCAGAAAAATCAGCCAATCTTACTATCATAGCCCTTCCATTTGTTTTTGGTAATACGAATAAAGCACTCCCACTTGTTCTTCAATACTAAGTGAGCCATTATCAATAGAGATTGCATCCGATGCTGGAATTAATGGAGCCAAGGCACGTGAACTATCTGCTAAGTCTCGATCTTGCAGTTCTTCTAATACAATTTCAAAATTTGGGTTTAGGCCTTTTGCCTTTAGTTCTAAATATCGTCTTTGCGCTCTTATCTCAATGGGTGCCACCATGAAAAACTTCAATTCAGCATGTGGAAAGACTATTGTTCCAATATCTCTACCATCCAAAATTACCCCGCCTTTTTCTCCAATAGTGCGCTGTAATTCAACCATTTTTTCTCGCACAACACGCTTTGCCGATATCGCTGAAGCTCTGCGGGAAATATCTGGCTCGCGGATTTCTTGAGATACATCCTCACCATCAAGGATGATAATGTTTCCGCTGTTACTCTGCTGTATTTCTACTTTGATGGAGTTCATGAGCTTTATAAGTTCATTATCATTTTTTATATCGACATTTTGGCGTAATGCCGCCAAAGCACAAGCTCGGTACATGGCACCTGTATCGATATACAGATAGCCAAGCTTCTTTGCTAAAAGCTTAGCTGCAGTACTTTTACCGGAAGCTGCTGGACCATCGATAGCAATGATAATCTTTCTCATATTCAAACTAATCTCCAAGTTACACAATTTTTTTAGCTTGAGTACGAGTCAATACATTTTTTATCGATACACTTATTTTGTTGCATATAATCTATTTACTTGCCCAATCTTTTTTAAATATTCCACCTTCAAAAGCAGAGAACAGAACAGGTATTACAATCAGAGTAATTAGCGTTGAGCTAAGTAAACCTCCTACTACTGCACGCGCTAATGGAGCTTGCGTTTCACTGCCTTCACCAAGCCCAA is a window of Candidatus Cloacimonadota bacterium DNA encoding:
- a CDS encoding phosphatase PAP2 family protein; the encoded protein is MNLGIPILIMALSAWLFDKYPCDIKLQNYYYQLGWYMNDVLWVQLIYKFGNVPALMVSIGALCLFAHSFRQRSRYQRNRKLYIFLVLAMILGPGIVVNSILKDNWGRPRPRELQIYGGKYQYEAPLQIDTSSTGKSFPCGHATMGFYFFAPALVLGLKRKLYQYMLFLFALLYGSLIGWVRIMQGGHFLSDVLYSGVIVYLCTYTLWLALSLDQKPFISKRNVRLRLKIWHKALFLLSGIAIVAGVLLATPYSKNQQISNLEVGNKELVIDIQKAHVSLFFSDSLYVANKVQGFGFPGSKALMELSEETNSIILYQNVAGFFTEMNSEIQIVADTLCTKNLRLSIQEGDLFIDASAARRSQIGIQEETSEVSDSSKKYIIKAQKVIYRQ
- a CDS encoding 30S ribosomal protein S1 codes for the protein MLNHDQNPVDPEIKIEGEDTASKSTEVETELENKEEPKIEETTPETEIDEPEEPVAEMIQEEASQSEEVREEASQSEEVREEASQSEVVPEEETIEEPKEELSPEELEHENMLSMYEESFSNFKVGEIIEGTIVDISDKEVRVDIGFKSEGVIPITEFAYSGPPEKYSTIRVFINKIESGDGRLQLSKKKADYQENIERIKKAFEEGSPLTGIIRRRVKGGMIVEVFGIEGFLPGSQMSMKPIPNLDQFIGKEMQFKVVNLDEEHSNIILSRRAVMEEEAAKKREELLSKIEVDSELEGEVKNITQYGAFIDLGGIDGLLHLTDMSWGKLNHPSEMLSIGDKVKVKVINFDLETNKISLGLKQLVPHPWENIEIKYPEGTRITGKVVNVKSFGAFVELEPGVEGLVHISEMSWTKKITDARKILKNGDTINAIVLELDKENKRISLGMKQMDPNPWLTIEDRYPIGTVLKRKVKSLTAFGAFVEIEEGIDGLVHISDISWTKRIYHPREVFRKGQEIESIILSIDKAQHRIALGVKQLAPDPWENLNQNLPVNTEVIGKISKLIPKGVLVDIPLNEDVVEGFIPISHLALLKLEHSEDAFHVGEELPLKVIELDMENRRLILSVKAFFFSRDPKLQEEYIAIHEQYMRDRLARMQKKKAERLQKEKQAAEAAAIQEDNIVVENNEPIASEATERPAEISDIQQDTNTEAEVQAEQKIEESTANETDKIEDIATDEVANEEVPVEGTVKEEVPAEEALPEQEIVEENQEIVDNTEAITEAVVETDVDTIEDEPKTTV
- the ispH gene encoding 4-hydroxy-3-methylbut-2-enyl diphosphate reductase codes for the protein MIVRLADFSGFCFGVRRAIQLALEAVERGENVFTLGELIHNPQFVKELEGKGIKVAKSASELHNSVVIIRSHGITKQEYEILSEQGNRIVDATCPYVTKTHDLIRQANSEGYPVCILGDENHPEIIGMRSFGNNDTMVVAPQAPLPKALGKRLCVISQTTQKIEYLNDLVVRLIPKLMELKIFNTICLATSQRQNSSAELAKNSDLMIVIGGKQSSNTKMLANVCAEYTACIHIETEDELDPTMLADKERIGIAAGASTPENRIVSVYNRILKINGEEDLATSIQNIPLFKEESC
- the cmk gene encoding (d)CMP kinase; its protein translation is MRKIIIAIDGPAASGKSTAAKLLAKKLGYLYIDTGAMYRACALAALRQNVDIKNDNELIKLMNSIKVEIQQSNSGNIIILDGEDVSQEIREPDISRRASAISAKRVVREKMVELQRTIGEKGGVILDGRDIGTIVFPHAELKFFMVAPIEIRAQRRYLELKAKGLNPNFEIVLEELQDRDLADSSRALAPLIPASDAISIDNGSLSIEEQVGVLYSYYQKQMEGL